GATCAGCAAGTTGTTGGTGCTTACAAGCTAGACGTAACGAAGAAAGGCGCAACAGTTACTGGTTTTGATAACCAAGGTGCGTTCTACGGTATGCAGTCTCTTATCTCACTGATGTCGACAGGTGCAGAGAACAGCATTCCAACATTAAACGTATTGGATGCACCACGTTTTGATTACCGTGGTGTGATGGTCGATGTGGGTCGTAACTTCCACTCAAAAGAAGCGATCCTACGTACGCTAGATCAAATGGCAGCGTACAAGATGAACAAATTCCACTTCCACCTATCTGATGATGAAGGTTGGCGTATCGAAATTCCGGGTCTACCAGAATTAACAGAAATCGGTGGTAAGCGTTGTCACGATCTATCAGAAACAAGCTGTCTACTTCCTCAACTAGGTTCAGGCCCAACGTCTGATAACTTCGGTTCAGGTTTCTACAGCAAGCAAGATTACCTAGATATCTTAAAATATGCGAAAGCACGTGGTATCGAAGTGATCCCTGAAATTGATATGCCAGCTCACGCACGTGCAGCGGTTGTAGCAATGGAAGCGCGTTACAAGCGTCTTGCAGCTGAAGGTAAGATGGAAGAAGCGAACGAGTACCGCTTGATGGATCCACAAGATACATCAAACGTAACAACGGTTCAGTTCTACGACAAGCGTAGCTTCATCAACCCATGTATGGATTCATCAGTTAAGTTCGTTGATAAAGTGATTTCTGAAATCCAATCAATGCACAAAGAAGCAGGTATGCCGCTAAATACATGGCACTTCGGTGGTGATGAAGCGAAGAACATTAAGCTAAATGCAGGCTTCCAAGACATCAACGCGGCAGAGCAAACGGCGTGGACGGGTACGATTGATCAATCTAAGCAAGATAAGCCATATGCGAAATCACCAATGTGTCAGAAAGTGATTGCAGAAGGTAAGGTAAGTGATTTCGACCACCTACCAAGCTACTTTGCTGAGCGTGTAAGTGAAATCGTAAACGGTAAAGGCATTGAAAACTTCCAAGCATGGCAAGACGGCTTGAAGTACTCGAAAGATGCGAAAGCGTTTGACACTGATAACGTACGTGTAAACTTCTGGGACGTTCTATACTGGGGCGGTGGTGCATCAGCATACGAGTGGGCTAACAAGGGCTACGATGTTGTTGTTTCAAACCCTGACTACGTATACATGGACATGCCATACGAAGTAGATCCATCAGAGCGTGGTTACTACTGGGCAACACGTGCAACAGATACCCGTAAGATGTTTGGTTTCGCACCTGAAAACTTACCTCAAAATGCTGAAACATCACTAGATCGTGATGGCAATGGTTTTGCGAGTAAAGGTACTGTTGAATCAAAAGGCTTCCATGGTCTATCTGCGCAGCTTTGGAGTGAAACAGTAGGTAACGACGAGCAATACGAATACATGGTATTCCCTCGCGTACTAGCAGCTGCTGAGCGTGCATGGCACAAAGGTGAGTGGGAGAACGAGTACAAAGCAGGTGTTGAGTACTCACAAAAATCAGATCTAGTGAACAAGAAAGCCCTTCACAATGAGTGGGAGCGTTTCGCAAACGTTCTTGGTCAACGTGAATTAGCTAAACTAGATGCTGCTGGCGTTCAATACCGTGTACCAGTACCTGGTGCGAAAATTGAAAACGGTAAACTTGCAATGAACGTAAGTATGCCTGGCCTAACGCTACAATACTCAACAGATGCTGGTAAAACGTGGAACACTTACAATGCGAAAGCACAACCAAGTGTTTCGGGTAAAGTTGAAATCCGTGCAGTAAGCGCAGACGGTAAACGTTTCAGCCGTGTAACATCACTATAATTAATAGTATGTAATTACACTGTAAGCCTTTAAATATAAGTCGATGAGGGAGAGCCTCATACACTTTTTTCATTATGTTCGACCAAAATCATGGCTATCTTATTAATGGACATGTTTTTAATGCGCCAAATTAGTGCATTGATGTATAGTGTCGACATATAAACTCTGTGATAGCGGAGTTTTTTTATCCATATCGACAAACAATGCATACTATTTGTTGAGTCATGAGCCATATTTATGGATCATATACAGTTCTCAATCCTGTAAGCACACGAGGTGTAATTGATGAGTGAATCTGAAGCTCGTCCAACTAACTTTATCCGCCAAATCATTGATGCGGATTTAGCAAGTGGCAAACATACAAGCGTACATACCCGATTCCCGCCGGAGCCAAATGGTTACCTGCACATCGGTCATGCGAAATCTATTTGTTTGAACTTCGGTATTGCTCAGGACTATCAGGGCCAATGTAATCTTCGTTTTGATGATACAAACCCTGAGAAAGAAGACATCGAATACGTTGAGTCTATTAAGAACGATGTTAACTGGTTGGGCTTTGAGTGGAGCGGTGAGATTTGTTATTCATCAAACTACTTCGATAAGCTATACGGGTTCGCAATTGAATTAATTAATAAAGGCTTAGCGTATGTTGATGAGCTAAGTCCAGAGCAGATGCGTGAGTACCGTGGCACACTAACAGAGCCAGGTAAGCATAGCCCATACCGCGATCGTAGCGTTGAAGAAAACTTAGCCTTATTTGAAAAAATGAAGAATGGCGAAGTTGAAGAAGGCAAAATGTGTCTTCGTGCGAAGATCGACATGGCATCACCATTTATGGTTATGCGCGATCCAGTGATCTACCGTGTACGTTTTGCTACTCACCACCAAACAGGTGACAAGTGGTGCATTTACCCAATGTATGACTTCACGCACTGTATTTCTGATGCGTTAGAAGGCATTACGCACTCTATCTGTACACTTGAGTTCATGGACAACCGTCGTCTATACGATTGGGTTCTTGAAAACATCACTATCGATTGTACACCGCACCAGTACGAGTTTAGCCGTCTAAACCTTGAATACACTGTGATGTCTAAGCGTAAGCTAAACCAACTTGTAACTGAGAAATTGGTTGATGGTTGGGATGATCCACGTATGCCAACAATTTCTGGTTTACGTCGTCGTGGCTTTACACCAGCATCTATGCGTGAATTCTGTAAGCGTATCGGTGTGACTAAGCAAGATAACACTATCGAGATCAGCTCACTAGAATCTTGTATTCGTGATGATCTAAACGAAAACGCACCACGTGCAATGGCAGTGCTTGATCCTGTTAAAGTTGTGATTGAAAACTTTGACGGTGAGACAGAAATGCTAACTGTTGCAAATCACCCGAACAAACCAGAAATGGGTTCTCGTGAAGTGCCGTTTAGCCGTGAGCTATACATCGAGCGTGAAGATTTCCGTGAGGAAGGTAACAAGAAGTACAAGCGTCTAGTACTTGGTAAAGAAGTACGTCTACGCGGTGCTTACGTGATCAAAGCTGAACGTATCGAAAAAGATGCAGAAGGCAACATCACAACTATCTTCTGTACTTACGATAACGAAACGCTAGGTAAGAACCCAGCTGATGGCCGTAAAGTAAAAGGTGTTATCCACTGGGTATCAGCAGAAGCGGGTGTTGCTGCTGAAATTCGCCTATACGATCGCCTATTTACAGTGCCAAACCCAGGTGCAGCGGATGATTTCGTATCAGTAATCAACCCTGAATCACTAACAGTAGTGAACGGTTTTGTTGAGCCATCATTGGTTGCTGCTGAAGCTGAAAAAGCATTCCAGTTTGAGCGTATGGGTTACTTCTGTGCGGATAACAAAGACTCAAGCCCTGAGCATCTAGTCTTTAACCGTACTGTAGGTCTACGTGATACTTGGGCTAAAATTGGCGAATAATTATTATTGTTGATTTTATGCTAAGAAAAAGCCGCATCTTGTGATGCGGCTTTTTTATTGGTGTTTAGTGACTGGTTTCAGTATTAATACTACGACCGGAATCAATGACTTGCTGAGTAATATCTCCCATCAGATCTGAGCTGCTGATTTTAAAGAAGATCAGCTTATTTGATTGTTGGATCTGTTGAGTGTTGTACTTAAATTGTGTGTACACATCTCCCCACTGGTAGCGGATAAATGTCTCGCCAGATTGCAGATGGCGATTAACCGAGTATTCCGTTGCATAGCCTGCCATTTTGCCGTTTATAGGGCGGTTAGGGGCATCGTGAGGAATACGGAACATCGTAGAGTCTAGTTTCACAATGCCGTTAGTAATGCTGCTTGGTTCTGTTAAATGTTTCGAAAAGTAGGTGGCATGGATAAAGCGATCCTCTGGGTTGGTATTTCCCCCCGTCCCAAGATTGGTTTGGCTCCATTGCTCTTCTTGCTCACCCCAACCACGCGCAGAGCGTTCAACGTTAGCAAGATGCTGGGCATAACCTGGCTGATTGGTCATCACTGTGTATTGTTTACCATGCCAAATTTGTGGCTTACCATCACGCCATTCTAAAATAGCGCTATCACCAGAAGGATCTTGGAAAGAAATATGTAGGGCTATACGGATTGGGACCCCATCAATTAGCTCTTCATTGGGAGCCATAATCGCAGCCGCTTTTACGACTTCTTCAACCGTTTTATATTGAGAAAGTAGGTGGCGAAGGTAGGTAATTGCGCCATCAGTTTGCTTATTATTATCTTTGCCTAAATCCATATCAGCGTCGTATAGCACGTTACCAGAAAGTCCTTCTGAGTTAACGCCGTCAAGAATGACCCCATAAGCAGTAATACCTGTAACTGCGTACTTAGAGGCGACCATATTTTCGTGGCTTAAGTGCGTAGAATACTTTGTGCCTTGAGGAAAGCTTGCAAGATAAGGGTTTGTCGATTCAGACCAATCCATGGTGCGAGATACAAACGTACCATGATCTTTTGTTTCCCAAAGAACACGGGTACATGCATTAGCCGTTGAAATTAGACTTGATAAAGAAAAAGTGGTTATTAGTGCTAATGCGAGAGGTTTTACGTTCATCTATAACGTCCATATAAACAATGCGGACTGATAGATATAAGCGGAAAATAACAAAAGGGCTTGTTGTTAATTGTAACAATGTTTGAAAGGTGATTTATGTATCAATAAAAAAGCCAGTGAACAGTCACTGGCTTCTTCTAATTATTTATTTTGGATCGTGCAGCGTATCATCGGTATTACAATCGCCTTTCATACAGTGACCATATAGGTACAGGCTGTGGTTAGTTAGGCGAACATTAAAGCTTGCTGCAATCTGCTTTTGGCGTTCTTCAATGATGTCGTCTGAAAATTCGATCACTTTGCCACAATCTAAACAAACAAGGTGATCGTGGTGGTGTTGAGTTGCAAGTTCAAATACAGACTTACCACCTTCAAAGTGATGGCGCGTAACAATGCCAGCATCATCGAATTGGTTTAATACACGGTAAACTGTCGCAAGGCCAATTTCTTCGCCAATATCGATAAGTTTTTTGTACAAGTCTTCAGCACTGATATGTTGGCAATCAGGTTCTTGCAGTACTTCCAAAATTTTAAGGCGTGGAAGAGTAACTTTTAGGCCTGCTTGTTTTAGCGCATGATTATTATCTGACATCAAAATTTCCTATTGGCTATCCGCAAAAAAGTGTTGCAGTAGTCTTTCTCATTTCTATCCATTATAAGTGACGCAAGGATAACAATAAACCTTAAAAGTTCTGGAATCTAGGAGATATGTATAATTTCTAGTGTTTGAATATATGTAAAAAATATGTAAGCATAAACTCATCGTACCAGATGGGGGCTTTTACATTGTTTAACGTCTATAAGCCAAGTGTGGTCAAATATGCACTGAATTTATGGCCGCCGTTTTGGGGGGCTGGAATTAAAATTGTATCTATCAGTGATGATTTCCGAACTGTTAAAGTAAGGTTAAAATTACGCTGGTGGAATAAGAATGCTAACCGTACTCAATATGGCGGTAGTATCTTCTCGTTAACCGATCCGATGTACTCATTAATGCTAATGGGGATTTTAGGTCAGCAATATTTTATTTGGGATAAACAGGCGAGTATTAACTTTATTCAGCCTGGCGATAGCGATTTAACAGCCGACTTTGTGATTTCAGAACAATGCATTGAAGCGATTAAGCTGGCGACACAGCATGGCGATAAATATTTTCCTTCATTTACGGTCAATGTACTGAATAACAAAGGGGAGTTGGTATCACAAGTACAACGAACCTTGTATGTGAGAAAGAAACCAGAATATCGAAATCATCTGGATGTTGAAGAGCAAACAACAGAATAATGAGTGTTTATGAGATATAAAAAAACGCGCTAACAAGCGCGTTTTTTTGATGTATCTATGATTAGTCAGCAAGTTCTGCTAGACACATTTCATCATAAATTTGATCAACCCATTGCTTAACACGTTGTGCTGTTAGCTCTGGTTGGCGATCTTCATCAATACATAGACCTACGAAGTGGTTGTCATCAACAAGAGCTTTTGATGCTTCAAACTCAAAACCTTCTGTTGAGAAGTTACCAACGATAGTTGCACCGCGACCTTCAACGATATCACGTACAGTACCCATCGCATCACAGAAGTATTCTGCGTAATCTTCTTGGTCACCACAACCAAAGATAGCCACTAGCTTGGTTGAGAAATCAATTTGCTCAAGCTCTGGGAAGAAGTCATCCCAATCACATTGTGGTTCACCGTAGTACCAAGTAGGGATACCTAGTAGTAACAGATCAAAATTGTCGATATCT
The sequence above is a segment of the Photobacterium leiognathi genome. Coding sequences within it:
- a CDS encoding beta-N-acetylhexosaminidase, producing MTIKLTALASFIALAVTGCATQGNNDQTVVNNLASNLDVNYEVAIQHGAEEGLQCKTLGAEWASCDLINLTLENNGPAVTSKDWKIYFSSIRQILEVQNDQFKITHVTGDLHTIEPTDKFDGFAEGEKVVIPYIGEYWTLFENDYMPRAYVTAGNAEPKTIVSTDTANPADYLTPLKGDQFKRVKADNNVLATAETRFEKNSDVNLIASEEVAGTILPTPLSTKLTGDTVSLANGIKIDNLTLPADMMAAVDARLAQLGVNAQGEYPVIVTILPGSFKKDQQVVGAYKLDVTKKGATVTGFDNQGAFYGMQSLISLMSTGAENSIPTLNVLDAPRFDYRGVMVDVGRNFHSKEAILRTLDQMAAYKMNKFHFHLSDDEGWRIEIPGLPELTEIGGKRCHDLSETSCLLPQLGSGPTSDNFGSGFYSKQDYLDILKYAKARGIEVIPEIDMPAHARAAVVAMEARYKRLAAEGKMEEANEYRLMDPQDTSNVTTVQFYDKRSFINPCMDSSVKFVDKVISEIQSMHKEAGMPLNTWHFGGDEAKNIKLNAGFQDINAAEQTAWTGTIDQSKQDKPYAKSPMCQKVIAEGKVSDFDHLPSYFAERVSEIVNGKGIENFQAWQDGLKYSKDAKAFDTDNVRVNFWDVLYWGGGASAYEWANKGYDVVVSNPDYVYMDMPYEVDPSERGYYWATRATDTRKMFGFAPENLPQNAETSLDRDGNGFASKGTVESKGFHGLSAQLWSETVGNDEQYEYMVFPRVLAAAERAWHKGEWENEYKAGVEYSQKSDLVNKKALHNEWERFANVLGQRELAKLDAAGVQYRVPVPGAKIENGKLAMNVSMPGLTLQYSTDAGKTWNTYNAKAQPSVSGKVEIRAVSADGKRFSRVTSL
- the glnS gene encoding glutamine--tRNA ligase, which codes for MSESEARPTNFIRQIIDADLASGKHTSVHTRFPPEPNGYLHIGHAKSICLNFGIAQDYQGQCNLRFDDTNPEKEDIEYVESIKNDVNWLGFEWSGEICYSSNYFDKLYGFAIELINKGLAYVDELSPEQMREYRGTLTEPGKHSPYRDRSVEENLALFEKMKNGEVEEGKMCLRAKIDMASPFMVMRDPVIYRVRFATHHQTGDKWCIYPMYDFTHCISDALEGITHSICTLEFMDNRRLYDWVLENITIDCTPHQYEFSRLNLEYTVMSKRKLNQLVTEKLVDGWDDPRMPTISGLRRRGFTPASMREFCKRIGVTKQDNTIEISSLESCIRDDLNENAPRAMAVLDPVKVVIENFDGETEMLTVANHPNKPEMGSREVPFSRELYIEREDFREEGNKKYKRLVLGKEVRLRGAYVIKAERIEKDAEGNITTIFCTYDNETLGKNPADGRKVKGVIHWVSAEAGVAAEIRLYDRLFTVPNPGAADDFVSVINPESLTVVNGFVEPSLVAAEAEKAFQFERMGYFCADNKDSSPEHLVFNRTVGLRDTWAKIGE
- a CDS encoding linear amide C-N hydrolase → MNVKPLALALITTFSLSSLISTANACTRVLWETKDHGTFVSRTMDWSESTNPYLASFPQGTKYSTHLSHENMVASKYAVTGITAYGVILDGVNSEGLSGNVLYDADMDLGKDNNKQTDGAITYLRHLLSQYKTVEEVVKAAAIMAPNEELIDGVPIRIALHISFQDPSGDSAILEWRDGKPQIWHGKQYTVMTNQPGYAQHLANVERSARGWGEQEEQWSQTNLGTGGNTNPEDRFIHATYFSKHLTEPSSITNGIVKLDSTMFRIPHDAPNRPINGKMAGYATEYSVNRHLQSGETFIRYQWGDVYTQFKYNTQQIQQSNKLIFFKISSSDLMGDITQQVIDSGRSINTETSH
- the fur gene encoding ferric iron uptake transcriptional regulator, which produces MSDNNHALKQAGLKVTLPRLKILEVLQEPDCQHISAEDLYKKLIDIGEEIGLATVYRVLNQFDDAGIVTRHHFEGGKSVFELATQHHHDHLVCLDCGKVIEFSDDIIEERQKQIAASFNVRLTNHSLYLYGHCMKGDCNTDDTLHDPK
- a CDS encoding DUF4442 domain-containing protein, with protein sequence MFNVYKPSVVKYALNLWPPFWGAGIKIVSISDDFRTVKVRLKLRWWNKNANRTQYGGSIFSLTDPMYSLMLMGILGQQYFIWDKQASINFIQPGDSDLTADFVISEQCIEAIKLATQHGDKYFPSFTVNVLNNKGELVSQVQRTLYVRKKPEYRNHLDVEEQTTE
- the fldA gene encoding flavodoxin FldA — protein: MASVGLFFGSDTGNTEAVAKMIQKQLGDKLVEVKDIAKSSKEDIDNFDLLLLGIPTWYYGEPQCDWDDFFPELEQIDFSTKLVAIFGCGDQEDYAEYFCDAMGTVRDIVEGRGATIVGNFSTEGFEFEASKALVDDNHFVGLCIDEDRQPELTAQRVKQWVDQIYDEMCLAELAD